The genomic DNA GGGACCGGTGACCGACAGCGCGCACGAGAGCCTCGCCGCCTTGCTCCGCTCCGACCGGCTGACCAGCCTCAACGCCGACGACAAGACCCTGCTGCGGGCCGTGCGCGCGGTGACCCCGTGACCGGCCGCACCGTCCACCTGGACGGCAAGCCCGTCACCCTCGCCGAACTCCCGCTCAAGGGCGGCGGCCAGGCGGCCGTCTTCCCCGTCGAGGGCGACGACACGATCGTCGTCAAGCTCTACCGAGACCGCCCCGGACCTGACCTGGAACGCCGCCTCGCCCGCATGCTGACCATGTCACCCCTCGCGGCCCGCCCCACCGACGCCAGCCAGCCGCCCGAACTCGCCTGGCCCACCGCCATCGCGCGCGGCCCCGACGACACCTTCCTCGGTTACGCCATGCGCCGCTTCGGCGAACCCCAACACGTCCAACTGGTCGGCCTGTTCACCCGCGTCCAGCGTCTGCGCCTGTTCGGCGACCGCGCGGACTGGCGCTTCCTGCTCGGCGTCGCCTGGAACCTCGCCTTCATGACGGCCCGCATGCACTACGACGACCTCGTCATCGGCGACTTCTCGTCGAGCAACGTCGTCGTGGACGCCAACGGCTTCGTCACGTTCCTCGACTGCGACTCCATCGCCTTCACCGACCCGGTCACTGGCGAGCCCTTCCCGTGCCTGATGCACACCACCGACTACTCCTCACCGGAACGCCAGTCGGGCGCGGCGGCCACCCCGGAGAGCGACAACTTCGCCCTGGCGGTGCTGATCTACCAGCTCCTGACCGCAGGCAACCACCCCTTCGGCGGCGTCCCGCACGACAGCACCTCCGAGTCGACGGTCAAGGACAACATCGCCGGGAGCGTCTCCTACGTCGTGCGCCCCGAGCTGGTCGTCATCCCGCGCGGCACCGTCGACCCCTCGGTCCTCCCGCCGGAGCTCCTCACCCTGGCCCACACGGCCTTCGGCGCGGGCGTCCACGCCCCCGCCGCCCGCCCCACCCCGGAGGTCTGGCTGCGCGCCCTGGACCAGGAGCGCTCCCGGGTCCAGGTCTGCCCGACCCGCCCCCTGCACACCTACGGCTCCCACCTCCCGACCTGCCCGTGGTGCACCAGGGCCGCGGTGACCGGCCACGACGTGTTCAACCTGCCGGTGAGGCCCACGGCCCCGGCGCCTCCCGCACCGACACCCGTACCGGACAACCGCTTCGGCCCGCTGAAGGTGGTGGCCGTCCTGCTCCTGTTCGCCCTGGTACTGATCGTGCTGGGTCACCTGTTGTCCTGAGACCGCCCGCGCTCCTCCAGGAACCGGGTGTGCGTCTCCTGCCGCCGCTCCTCCGCCTCCCGCAGCCCCCGCGCCAGCCCCCGTGCCTCCTCCTGAAGCACCGTCAACTGCCGCTCCAGATGGCGCTCCGGCGGCTCGGTGCCCGGCGCCAGCCGCGTCCACCACCGCGTCCGTACGAACGTGTCGACCGCCTCCGGCACGTCCTGCCGGATCGCCCGCGACAGGATGTGCACGCCCTCCGGGTCCTGCGCGAGGTCGTGCGTGACCTGCGGGTCGAGGAGCCCGGCGAGGAGCTGGTTCAGCTCGGTGAGCCGGCCGGCCGCGGCGGGCGGCAACTCGACGCCCGCCAGATAGCCGCCGAGCTTCTCGAAGTCGTCGCGCAGTTCCTCCAGTTGGGCCGACGGATCCGGGAAGTCGGGCAGTACCGGCCGCTCCGGCGGGGCGACCAGCGCCCCCGCGCCGTACAGCCCCACGACCACGACCGGCCAGTACGGCCCCGCCACGCCCACGAACGTCAGCACCAGGCCGACGAGCCCGCAGGCGCTGCCGGTGAGGTTCTTGCGGGACTCCAAGTAGCCCAGGAACCTCCTACTGATAGCCACGGATCTCCTCGAAGGCGCCGTCCAGCGAGCCCTGTTGGGCGTCGAAGAGCCGGCCGCCGGTCAGGTCGGCGATGTGCTGGAGCTCCGCCTTGTCCGAGTCGCCGAAGAGGATGGGGAAGACGGGGATGTCCCGCCGGTCGCCGGTCAGTTGACGGTAGAAGCCGTCGAAGTCCTTCGCCTTGGCCCCGGTCGTGTTCTCCCCGTCCGTCATCAGCACGATCGACGTGAACGTGTCGCCACCGCTGCCGAGATGCTCGTACGCCTTCTCCAGCGAGGTGTAGATCGCGGTGTTCCCGGCGGCGCCGAGCGCCTTGGTGTCCGCGCGGATCGCGTCGAGCCCGGCCTTCGGATCGCCCGGGCTCACCACATGCGTCTTCACGCTCTTCACGGCCGACCCGAACGGCATCAGCGTGACCTCCTCCCGCTGCCGGAAGTCACCGGTCAGATCCGTGAGGGCCTTCTTCAGCCGGGACAGCCGGTCACCCGCCATCGACCCCGAGGTGTCGAGGACGTACACGGTCCGCGAGGGCCGGCGAAGCTTGTTCTCGTACGAGTCGAGGAGCCCGTCGGCGACGGACCGGCTCCCGGGGAACGGGAGTTCACGCCGTCGGCTGGTGTCCAGGCCCGACGCGGGCGGTACGGAGGTGACGACCGGGCGGCGGTGCGTGCGGGTGGTGATCAGTTGCTGCAGGGCGTCCGTGCGCAGGTCCGTCGTCACCCGCCGGACGTTCTCGCGGGTCGTGGCGTCCGTCGAGGCGAGGGACGTCAACGGGTAGTCGGCGGTGACCACTCCGTCGCTCGGGCGGATCACGGTCAGCCCCGGGATGCCCTTGAGGACGGACTCGTAGTTGAGCAACGCGTCGACGTTCCCCCGGCGTTGATAGGCCTGCGCGAGCCAGCCCGACGAACCCGAGGTCAGCTTCTGCCCCTTGAAGAACTCCTCGAGTCGGGGAGTCGCCTTGGTGACGTCCGCGTCGGTGAGTGCCGACTGGGCGCCGGAGAGCGCGGAGGCCACCGAGATGAGGGTCGAGAAACCGGAGTTGGAGCGGGCCGGGTCCGTCATGCCGTAGGTCAACCTGCCGTCCTGGACGGCCTGTTCGATCTGCGACCAGGTCACCTTGTCGGGCGTCCAGCCCAGTGCCGTGACGGTGGCCGTCTTCACGCCGATCGCGACCGGGCTCGACATGATCGGGGTCTCCGAGACGACCTTCTTCGCCGCGTCGGGCCGCAGCCGCAGATAGTCGTTCGACGACAGCCACAGCGCGTCGTACTGACCGTCGACCTTGCCCTTCGCCAGCAGGTCCACCGCGTCGAGGGTGCCCATGTAGGTGGGGCGGATCGTGACGCCGGTGTCCTTGCGGACCCGGTCGAACACCGGGGTCATGTCGCCGAGTTCACTGGAGGCGAGGACACGCAGGGTGCCGGGCTTGGGCGCGTTGTCGGTTTCGGCCTTCGTGTCGTGTGCCGACGTGCAGGCGGTGAGCAGCGCGGCCGTGCCGAGGGCGAGCGCGAGGAGGCGTCTCATCCGAGACCTCCTTCCAGCGCGCTCTGCGACCGGCTGCGCTCCAAGTACGTGCTGGCGTTCTGGAGTTCGGACGTCAGGGACTCCACGGTCGCCGCCATCACCTCGGTCGCCTGGACCTTGTAGGTGTCGATGGCGTCGAGAGTGCGGTAGATCTGCTGGAAGGCGGTGCGCAGCGTCTCCGCGCCCACCGCCGGGTCGGCCGCGATGCGCTGGATCTCGCCGCTCTGCGTGGAGAGCATCTCGGCGTTGCCCCGGATGAGGTCCTCGGTCGTTCCGCGCAGGGCGTTGACCTGGTCGACGACCTTGCGCTGGTTCTCCAGGGCGGAGGCGAGCATGACCGAGATGCGCAGCGCCGAGACGGTGGTCGTAGCCGCCCGGTCCACGCCCTTGATGAGCTCGTCGTTGTTGCGCCGTACGACGTCCATCGCCAAGTAGCCCTGCGCGCACACCGCGAGCTGGGTCAGCAGGTCCTGGTGCTTCTGCCGGACCGGGAAGAGGACGTCCGCGCGCAGGGTGTCGGCCTGGCTCGGGTCGGTGGACTCGACGCCGGTGACGTGCTGCTCGACGGCCGTGTCGAGGGCCTGGGTGAGGACCACGTACTCCTGGAGCTTGCCCATGGTCTCCCAGAGGCGGACCCGCTCGGTCTGCAACGCCGCGTTGTCGCGCCGGAGTTCGTCCTGGCCGCCGCGCAGTGAGCCCACGATCTTGTTCAACGTGCCTTGCGCGGACGCGTACTTGGCGACGTGGTCGCGCAGCTTGTTGCCGCCGGGCAGCCGGGACAGGAACTTCCGCCCCTTCGACGCCGGCAGGTCACGCGGGTCCAAGTCCTCGACCACCCGCCGGAGTTCGACGAGCGAGCCCGCCACCTGCGACTGGGCGTCGCCGCCCTTCGAGGGCAGACTGCGCACGGTCCGCTCCAGCATCCGGTTGGACTGCGCGGTCGCGCTGCGCATCTCACCGGCGCCGAGCGCGGTGATCTCGCCGACCTTGCCGGCGAACTCGGGCGAGCGGGCGTCGAGTGCGGCGAGCCCCTCCACATAGGCGGTCGCCTTGCGCTCCATGTCCGTACGGACGGAGTCGTCGACGGGAACGAGCCCGCCGGCCTTCTCCTTCGGCACGGGCTTCACGGCCTCCGGCGGAGTGAGAGTGAAGACATCGTCACCGCTGAGGGTGTGCTGACTGCTGTTCTGGCTGGTGTTGAAGCTGCTGCTCATATGGTCCCCCCGGTCAGCCGCGCGCCCGGCGCGCCATGTCGTGCAGCACCGTGGAGGTGGGCACGGGCGCCTGCCGGACGCCGGTCAGCGTCTGGTTGAGATAGCCGGCGTGGGCGGCCGTGGCCGCGACGAACTCGGCGGTGTCCCCCTGCGGCCGGAACCCGTGCCGTACGGCGAGCCTGCGCAACGTCGGGTCGCTGCTGAGGAGTTCACCGAGCGCGCGGCCCTCCGGAGTGAGCGGTACGACGGTGTGGTCGCTGTTGGCCGTGGTGTCCGGGTAGAGGACCACGAGGTCGCCCACCGGCTGCTTGTCGAGGAGCAGCGAGGCCACCTGCGACTCGTACACGAGGACCAGCGGATTGCCGGCGCCGCTGATGAAGTCCCTGAACGGCGCGTCCGAGCTGGACTGTTGAGCACCCTGCACGCTGATGAGCTTGCGCATCAGCGGCGCGGTGCGGTCGACATCGGCGCTACTGGCCGCCACCCGCCCGCCGCCCGCGACATAGGAGGCCGCGGCGAGGTACAGAGCCCCCGAGTTGGAGGTCTCCGGATCGGTGGTGGCGATGTAGAGGGTGCCGGTCAACTCCCCATGCTTTTCAGCCCCCTTGAGCTGCTGCCAGGTCCGATCCGCCTTGGCCGCGTCCAGATAGGCACCCATCTTCAGCGTGCCGCGGTCCTGGCTCTTGTCCAGCGTGGCGAGACCGTTGTCCGCGAGCACCTGGGCGGCGCTGCGGTGGGCCACGACGACGAGCGGCGAGTAGAAGGGGCGCGGCAGGGGCTGGCGCACCTTGTACTTGCCGGCGAGCGCGTCGGCCGGCGCCTGACTGGACGGGAAGGCGAAGTCGTACCCCGTGAGGTTGAGCCCTTCCATGGCCCAGGACCCGGAGGTCTCCGTCTTCACGGTGAAGCCCTTGGCGGCGAGGGCCTTCACCACATCGGGATCGGCGAAGAAGTCCGCCTTCTCCGAACCGATCACTCCACGCACGGTCTTCGTTGCCGTGCCCTTGTCCCCGTTGTCCCGGCCCGCTACGACGGCTGCCACCACTCCGCCGATCAGCAACACCGCGAGGACGATTCCAGCGATACGTCTCACAAGGGCCAGCGTGCTCGCGGAACCCAACATTCCCCGAGGAAAGGGATGAACGGAAGGTGTCGGAGGGGTCCCGGATCAACACGGCTGTTTTTTAGGGGGGCTGGCTCAGACCACCGCAGTACCCGCGTGGGCGTCCATCCGCTCGGCGGACAGAATCGCCGCAGCCGTATCCGCACGGGACGCCGCGACAACCAACGCCCGCCCGGCGAGAGCGTGCGCGCGCTGATGCAGGGCGTCCGAACGGGACGTACGCGTGGACGCGGCCGCACGAACCGGCGAGGCCCCACCCCTCAACCGCGTCAACTGCCCGGCAAGCCGCTCGGCGGCGACATCCAGCTCCGCCGAAGGCTCGAGCGCCCGCAATTCGTCGGTCACGGCAAGCAGCGCGGCGAGGTGCCCCGCGAGCTGAATGTCCAGTTCCTCCTCGCGCGACCGGTGAGGAAAGTCGGAGGGTGTGCGGGCCAGCGTGCTGTGGACCGACTTGGTGCGGATCGGTTCGTACATGGCGTGGTCTCCTGTGCTCAGACAGGAAACCATCCTAGCTTAGATCTCGTCTAAAGTTGTGCTGGCCGAAAAATTGGCCGGAAGAAACCTGATCGGGGAGGTTTACGGCTGGCTGTACCCGTCCAGGAAGTTCCCGATCCGGGTCACCGCGTCCCGCAGATCCCCGACCGACGGCAGTGTCACGACCCTGAAGTGATCGGGCTCGGCCCAGTTGAACCCGGTGCCGTGCACGACCATGATCTTCTCCTGGCGCAGCAGGTCGAGCACCAACTGCCGGTCGTCCTTGACCTTGAAGACCTGCGGATCGAGCCGCGGGAACAGATACAGCGCCCCCTTCGGCTTCACGCAGGTCACGCCCGGGATCTGGGTCAGCAGCTCGTACGCGACATCCCGCTGCTCCTTCAGGCGGCCGCCCGGCAGCACCAGGTCGTTGATGGTCTGCCGCCCGCTGAGCGCGGCGACCACTCCGTGCTGCCCGGGCATGTTCGCGCAGAGCCGCATGTTGGCCAGGATCGTCAGACCCTCGATGTAGGAGTCGGCGTGCGCGCGCGGCCCCGAGATCGACATCCACCCGACCCGGTAACCGGCCACCCGGTACGCCTTCGACATGCCGTTGAAGGTGAGGGTGAGCAGGTCCGGGGCGACCTTCGCGGTCGGGGTGTGCGTGGCGCCGTCGTAGAGGATCTTGTCGTAGATCTCGTCGGAGCAGACGAGCAGGTTGTGGCGGCGGGCGATGTCGGTGAGGCCCTTGATCATCGCCTCGTCGTACACGGCCCCCGTCGGGTTGTTGGGGTTGATGATGACGATCGCCTTGGTGCGGTCGCTGACCTTGCGCTCGACGTCGGCCAGGTCGGGCATCCAGTCGGACTGCTCGTCGCAGCGGTAGTGGACGGCGGTCCCGCCGGAGAGGGAGACGGCGGCGGTCCACAGCGGGTAGTCCGGGGACGGTACGAGCACCTCGTCGCCGTCGTCGAGGAGCCCCTGCATCGCCATGACGATCAGCTCGGAGACGCCGTTGCCGATGAAGACGTGCTCGACGTCGGTCTCGATGCCGAGGGTCTGGTTGTGCATGACGACCGCGCGGCGGGCGGCCAGCAGGCCCTTGGCGTCGCCGTACCCGTGCGCCGACGACACGTTCCGGAGGATGTCCTCCAGGATCTCCGGCGGGCACTCGAACCCGAAGGCCGCCGGGTTGCCCGTGTTCAGCTTCAGGATGCGGTGGCCTGCCGCCTCCAGACGCATCGCCTCTTCGAGAACCGGGCCCCGGATCTCGTAACAGACATTGGAGAGCTTGGTCGACTGGATCACCTGCATGTCGGTGAGCTTACGGGCCGGTAACGCGCGGCGGGGCGTGTTTTCCACCACGTGAGACGCGCTCTTTGTGCGGATATGGGGGAACTGGTGGGCGGGTCGCTCAAGTAGCCCCGGCGGCCGCTAAGTTGGGGCGGACCACGGGGGAGGGGTGGGCATGGAGTTCTCGCTGCTGAGCGACGAGCCGGTGACCGCGCCGGAGGCCGATCTGCTCGGCACCGGCGGATCCTGGCCCGGGCCCAGGTCGACCTGCTGCTCTCGGACTTCGCCCGCGGTGTCGACGGTGACGCCGGTCTGGACGCCCTCGCGCGCTGGCGGGAGCGGGGGATCTTCACCGGCCCTGCGGTGTTCTTCACGGGCCGGGTCACCCCGGCCCGTGAGCGACGATGCCGTGAACTGGGCGCCCGGATCGCCGACAACGGCGAAACGCTGCGCCGTCTCGTCGACGAGGCATGCGCGGAAATCCGCCAACTCCGGTCCTGAAACCGCTCCTTGCCCCCTCTCTCCCCAGCAATCACAATGCCCATGACAAAAAGACGGCGGCCGGAAGATCTCCGGTCGCCTCGTCATAAGAGGGGACCCCCACATGAAGAAGCCTCTCCTTGCCGCACTCTCGGGCCTGGCCATCGTCGGGGCGGGCGTGGCACCCGCAGTCGCCGCACCGCAGGCGGCACCGAAGGCCGCCGCCGTGACCGTCGACTTCGCCGGCACCGTCTCGCTCAGCAACTGCTCCGGCTCGGTCATCCGCTTCCCGAACTCGACCGACACCTCCCCGGCGCTCGTGCTGACCAACGGCCACTGCCTGGAGACCGGGTTCCCGGCCGCCGGCCAGGTCATCACCGGCCAGTCCTCCACCCGCACCTTCGGGCTGCTGAACTCGGCCGGCACCAAGGTCGCCACCCTCCGCGCCAACCAGGTCGTCTACTCGACGATGACCGACACGGACGTGACGATCTACCGCACCACCACCACGTACGCGGCGATCAAGAGCGCGTACAACATCAGCCCGCTCACCGTGAGCGCCACGCACCCGACCGCCGGCACCGCCATCAAGGTCGTCTCCGGCTACTGGAAGACG from Streptomyces sp. NBC_01478 includes the following:
- a CDS encoding vWA domain-containing protein, whose product is MRRLLALALGTAALLTACTSAHDTKAETDNAPKPGTLRVLASSELGDMTPVFDRVRKDTGVTIRPTYMGTLDAVDLLAKGKVDGQYDALWLSSNDYLRLRPDAAKKVVSETPIMSSPVAIGVKTATVTALGWTPDKVTWSQIEQAVQDGRLTYGMTDPARSNSGFSTLISVASALSGAQSALTDADVTKATPRLEEFFKGQKLTSGSSGWLAQAYQRRGNVDALLNYESVLKGIPGLTVIRPSDGVVTADYPLTSLASTDATTRENVRRVTTDLRTDALQQLITTRTHRRPVVTSVPPASGLDTSRRRELPFPGSRSVADGLLDSYENKLRRPSRTVYVLDTSGSMAGDRLSRLKKALTDLTGDFRQREEVTLMPFGSAVKSVKTHVVSPGDPKAGLDAIRADTKALGAAGNTAIYTSLEKAYEHLGSGGDTFTSIVLMTDGENTTGAKAKDFDGFYRQLTGDRRDIPVFPILFGDSDKAELQHIADLTGGRLFDAQQGSLDGAFEEIRGYQ
- a CDS encoding toxic anion resistance protein, producing the protein MSSSFNTSQNSSQHTLSGDDVFTLTPPEAVKPVPKEKAGGLVPVDDSVRTDMERKATAYVEGLAALDARSPEFAGKVGEITALGAGEMRSATAQSNRMLERTVRSLPSKGGDAQSQVAGSLVELRRVVEDLDPRDLPASKGRKFLSRLPGGNKLRDHVAKYASAQGTLNKIVGSLRGGQDELRRDNAALQTERVRLWETMGKLQEYVVLTQALDTAVEQHVTGVESTDPSQADTLRADVLFPVRQKHQDLLTQLAVCAQGYLAMDVVRRNNDELIKGVDRAATTTVSALRISVMLASALENQRKVVDQVNALRGTTEDLIRGNAEMLSTQSGEIQRIAADPAVGAETLRTAFQQIYRTLDAIDTYKVQATEVMAATVESLTSELQNASTYLERSRSQSALEGGLG
- a CDS encoding substrate-binding domain-containing protein encodes the protein MRRIAGIVLAVLLIGGVVAAVVAGRDNGDKGTATKTVRGVIGSEKADFFADPDVVKALAAKGFTVKTETSGSWAMEGLNLTGYDFAFPSSQAPADALAGKYKVRQPLPRPFYSPLVVVAHRSAAQVLADNGLATLDKSQDRGTLKMGAYLDAAKADRTWQQLKGAEKHGELTGTLYIATTDPETSNSGALYLAAASYVAGGGRVAASSADVDRTAPLMRKLISVQGAQQSSSDAPFRDFISGAGNPLVLVYESQVASLLLDKQPVGDLVVLYPDTTANSDHTVVPLTPEGRALGELLSSDPTLRRLAVRHGFRPQGDTAEFVAATAAHAGYLNQTLTGVRQAPVPTSTVLHDMARRARG
- a CDS encoding SCO4983 family protein; its protein translation is MYEPIRTKSVHSTLARTPSDFPHRSREEELDIQLAGHLAALLAVTDELRALEPSAELDVAAERLAGQLTRLRGGASPVRAAASTRTSRSDALHQRAHALAGRALVVAASRADTAAAILSAERMDAHAGTAVV
- a CDS encoding pyridoxal phosphate-dependent aminotransferase, whose amino-acid sequence is MQVIQSTKLSNVCYEIRGPVLEEAMRLEAAGHRILKLNTGNPAAFGFECPPEILEDILRNVSSAHGYGDAKGLLAARRAVVMHNQTLGIETDVEHVFIGNGVSELIVMAMQGLLDDGDEVLVPSPDYPLWTAAVSLSGGTAVHYRCDEQSDWMPDLADVERKVSDRTKAIVIINPNNPTGAVYDEAMIKGLTDIARRHNLLVCSDEIYDKILYDGATHTPTAKVAPDLLTLTFNGMSKAYRVAGYRVGWMSISGPRAHADSYIEGLTILANMRLCANMPGQHGVVAALSGRQTINDLVLPGGRLKEQRDVAYELLTQIPGVTCVKPKGALYLFPRLDPQVFKVKDDRQLVLDLLRQEKIMVVHGTGFNWAEPDHFRVVTLPSVGDLRDAVTRIGNFLDGYSQP
- a CDS encoding trypsin-like serine peptidase; this translates as MKKPLLAALSGLAIVGAGVAPAVAAPQAAPKAAAVTVDFAGTVSLSNCSGSVIRFPNSTDTSPALVLTNGHCLETGFPAAGQVITGQSSTRTFGLLNSAGTKVATLRANQVVYSTMTDTDVTIYRTTTTYAAIKSAYNISPLTVSATHPTAGTAIKVVSGYWKTIYSCNIDGFVYRLKEGSWTWKDSVRYTSACNTIGGTSGSPVIDTSTGQVVAVNNTGNEDGESCTVNNPCEVSETGAVTVREGINYAEETYNIPACFTSANVLALSNTACTLPKP